The genomic region AGTTCTGGGGCTGGCTGTCGGATCGCATCGGCGGGCTGCGCTCCATCCTGGCCGGATCGGTCTGCCAGGCGCTGGCCATCGCCGGCTTCCTGGCCAGCACCGACGAGACCGGGCTGGTCGCCGCCGCCGCCGGCTTCGGACTTGGCTTCGCCGGCATCATTCCGGCCTATGCATTGACCGTCAGGGAATTGTTTCCCGCGGCGGCGGCGGGATGGCAGGTTCCGATGGTGTCACTGGGCGGAACCCTGGGAATGGCCGGCGGCGGCTGGCTGGGCGCCACGCTCTATGAAGGCTTCGGCACCTATGCGACGGCCTTCGCCGTCGGCCTGGTCTTCAACCTCATGCACCTGGTGCTGCTGAGCGTCCTGGTCGCACGCCGCGGCAGGGCCGTAGCTCCCTGATGCGACAGCCACGACCTAACCCGGTAAGTTGTCATTGACAACGATTCTTCTGCGTGGAATAGTTCGTCCCCCTGTCTGAACCCATTCCCGATCGCAGCAGCGGAGCGCCCCGCATCGTCTCTCTTGAGTGCGGTCAAGCTGGCAAAGGACGCCCCGATGGCCCTGACGACGAGCAATGTCGATACGCTGGTGTTGCATGGCGGCCCGTTTCGCGCCGATCCCGCGACCGGCGCCACCGTGGTGCCGATCTACCAGAGCACATCCTTTGACCTGCAAACCACGGAACGTGCGGACCGGCTGGTCAATTTCGAGGAAATCGGCTTCGTCTACACCCGCATCGGCAATCCGACGCAGGATGTCCTCGAACACCGGCTCGCCGCGATCGAAGGCGGTGCGGCCGCGCTGGCGTTGGCTTCGGGGCAGGCGGCCACCGCCCTGGCGGTGCTGACGCTGGTGCAGGCGGGCGACAACATCGTCACCGGCACCGATCTCTATGGCGGGAGCTGGAACTTCTTCGCCAATCGGCTGAAGCAGTTCGGCGTCGAGGCACGCTTCGTCGATCCCGTCGATCCCGATGCCTTCGCCCGCGCCACCGATGCGCGCACCCGGCTTTATTTCGGCGAAACCCTGCCGAACCCGAAGCTGAACGTCTTTCCCATCGCCGAGGTCGCCCGGATCGGCCGCGACCGCGGCGTTCCGCTGATCATCGACAACACCACCGCGCCGCTGCTGGCCAAACCGATCGCGCACGGCGCCGCGATCGTGGTGCATTCTGCGACCAAATACATCGGCGGCCATGGCACCACCATCGGCGGCGCCATCATCGACAGCGGCCGCTTCCCCTGGGAGGAATTCGCCGATCGCCATCCTCTGCTGACCGGCCCTGATCCTTCCTACAACGGCCGCCGATGGGTGGACATCGCCCGTCCGTTCGGACCGCTCGCCTACATCTTCGCCGTGCGCGCCGGCCTGCTGCGCGATTTCGGCCCTGCCATCGCGCCGCAAAGCGCCTTCCAGCTCATCCAGGGCCTGGAAACGCTGCCGCTGCGCATCCGTCGCCACAGCGAGAATGCCGCGCGCGTGGCTGAATTCCTCGCCAGCCACCCCAAGGTGCAGCATGTCATCTTCCCCGGGCTGCAGACCGGCGAGGCGCGGCGCCGCGCCGACACCTATCTCAATGGCGGCCATGGCGGACTGGTCGGGTTCGAACTGACCGGCGGGGCCGAGGCCGGC from Rhodovastum atsumiense harbors:
- a CDS encoding O-acetylhomoserine aminocarboxypropyltransferase/cysteine synthase family protein yields the protein MALTTSNVDTLVLHGGPFRADPATGATVVPIYQSTSFDLQTTERADRLVNFEEIGFVYTRIGNPTQDVLEHRLAAIEGGAAALALASGQAATALAVLTLVQAGDNIVTGTDLYGGSWNFFANRLKQFGVEARFVDPVDPDAFARATDARTRLYFGETLPNPKLNVFPIAEVARIGRDRGVPLIIDNTTAPLLAKPIAHGAAIVVHSATKYIGGHGTTIGGAIIDSGRFPWEEFADRHPLLTGPDPSYNGRRWVDIARPFGPLAYIFAVRAGLLRDFGPAIAPQSAFQLIQGLETLPLRIRRHSENAARVAEFLASHPKVQHVIFPGLQTGEARRRADTYLNGGHGGLVGFELTGGAEAGRRFIDALRLLFHVANIGDAHSLAIHPASTTHAQLSAEEQLAAGVTPGYVRLSVGIENPEDIIADIAQALDQA